The DNA window CCTCACCCAAGCTATCGAAGGCATTGGCGGATTGCGCGAAAAGGTCGGTGTTGAGTTGGAAGACGGCCACGCTTTCGTCGAGCTTACCTGAGCCGAGATAGGCATAGCCAAGGCGATTGATTTCGCGTTCGGCGCTTGATGAGCCGGAGAGTTCGGGCTCGGCTTTGATAAAACGCGCGAGACCTTCTGCACGACCGTGCGTGTTGATCAAATCGGCGAGCATGCGGTCCACGGGCCGCGCTGGTTTTTCCCACGCCGCGCCGTTGGCAGCGCGAAAAATCGTTTCCGCCATGCGCACCGTTTCGCCGTCCGTTGCACCGCCCAATCCGCCGATGCTGTCAGCGGCGAAGACGATCAGGTTATTCGATGGCGAGTATTGCAGATTGGCCGTGAAAGGCGGTCCCCAGCCGTCATGGCCAATCAGGTTCACACTGCCCTCGCCTGTCTCGAGCATGGTTGTAAACAGCCCGTAGCCAATGAAGCTCTTGGCATCATGAGCCTTGCTGCGAGGCGTAGTCATTTTTTCCAGCGTTTCTCTGTGTTTGAAAAAACGCTCGCCAAACAGAGCAGCGAACCAGCGGGCCATATCGGCGGTGCTCGAGTAGATGCCTCCGACCGCAGGGACGCCGACAAACTGCGCTTGCAGCGGTGCCTCGAACCCGCCCGGCGCGGAAAAATATCCCTGCGCCAGACGCGGGCGGATGCTGCGGTAGTCCAGCGCACCGGTGTCAGTCATACCCAGCGGGCCTGTCACAAAGGTCTTCAGCGCGTCGGCAAACGGCATCCCGCTGCGCTGCTCGATGATCGCCTGAATCAGGATGTAGTTGCCGTTGCTGTAATCGTACCGAGTCCCCGGTTCGAACAACAACGGCTCGTCTTTGAAGGTCGCGATCATATCCGGAAGAGTAACCGTTATGCTACCCATCCCTGACAGTAGCACCTTGCTCTGAAGTGCCTGAAAGGGCGCTCTATACTGGTAGTTCGGGATGCCGGAACTGTGGCGTAGAAGCTGGTCGATAGTGACCCCGGCAAACGGGCTATTCGCCAATTCCGGCAGGACCTGCGCGACGGTCTGGCTCGTGCTCAGCAGGTCATCCTCCTCCAGACGTAACACAATTGCCGCCGCGAAAGGCTTGGACACAGAGGCAAGGCGAACGCGTGTGTCCTGCTGATACCGAACGCCGAATTCCACATTCGCAGTGCCGAAAGCGCCGGAATAGAGGACCCGCTCGGTCGTCGCTACGATAATTACGCCGTCGAAAATTCCGGCATCATGATAGGCCTGCGCGATCTCTTGGATCGTATCGGAAGCAAGCTCGGCTCGGGAGCTTTGCACAGTATTCTCTGGCGTGACTGTCTGAGCCAAGGCGACATTGCCCATCTCTGCGGATGCCAACATCAGCGCGATGGCAGTTAGAATTTTCATATTTGGGCCTCTTTCTTGGGCTGGCGCAAAATCCGCTCGTGCAGACCGCACGCCTTCAGTGTTGTTGTCGCATTTTCTAGAGCGGCAATCAGGTCAACCCCGATTTCGTCGAACAAGTCCTGATTGGCCTCGCCTGCATCCACCATGATCTGGTCGAGCAATTCCCACTGTTCCAGCCCTGCGGGGGTCAGCGAATATTCGGACCGGCGCTTGTCGAAGAGGTCGGGCGTCTTTTCGATCAAGCCCCGCTTCAGCAGCTTGTTCAAACGCTGCGCCACCAATTGATGGGGCTGGGCCAAATTGCGGGCAAGATCGGACAGCGACAGCGCCTTGTTCGGTCCAAGAGCCTGCAGAGTGGACGAGCCCTCCACAGGAATGTCGAGACCGCGCGCCTCATAAACCAACTGCATCTGCACATGCGTTAAATCCATAAGATCCTGCAGACGCTTGCCAAGATACGCTTTGTTGAACGCCGGTTCGGTGATCTTGCTCTCCATAATTGCAATCAGTTGCGCAATTAGTTGCAAGTATGGAAATGTCAAGTCTGTCATGATAGGAGGTGAAGGGCCGCCACCCTTTCCCGGATGACGGACCTGTTCGATCATAGCGCTAGCTTTTTGTAGTTCTAGAGCGTCCGCATTCCACCCCATAAGCTGACGCTGAGAGGCAATGGTGCTCATTCTGTTAGTTGACTGACTGCTATATCGATCTTGACGCTGGGAGCCGACTGACTGGCAACGACCCAATTGCGGACACTCATTCGAACTAGCCCGAAAGCTCTATTCGCTTTCCAATGCGGCAATCACGCCATCCGCAATAATTTGTTGCCGCCATTTTCCCCAAATGTAGCCTTGGCCATAATTTCCGCCAGTCATGCCGACAACGAGATCGAAATCGGGTATCACAACCACTAATTGCCCGCCATTGCCGCTTGCCTCGTAGGTTTGGTAAGTCTTCTCACCGACCGTGATCGAATGGAGATGCCAAGCTAGGCCGTCGGTTCCACCAAAGTAGAACCTGTTGAACGCATTTTCGTCCAAACCCGTTGTAACTGGCGTAATTTCAACCTTGGCTAAGATCGACTCTTTCACCCAATTGTGATCGATCAACTGCTTTCCACGCCATTTCCCGCCATCGAGATAGAGCTGTCCGATTTTTAGTAGATCGCGTGTGCGAAGCTGAGCGCCTCCTCCAAGATAGGCCTCACCGTTAGGCATCACATTCCAATAGGCATTCTCGAAACCAAGCGGCTCAAATAGACGGGTCTGCAAAAGAGAAAGTACAGATTCTCCCGAAGCACCAGCCAATGCGGCACCAACGAGGTTCATGCCGCCAGAACAATACGCGTATCGTGAACCGGGTTCAGCGACAGAGTCCAGTTGAGCGATATACTGCCAGAAATTTGGATTATCGCCTTGGTTCCACATAACATCTTCATGACCAGCCGTGTCACGGTCGCCGTCGTAACAATCCAAGCCACTTTGATGAGTGAGAAGATCGCCGATGGTAACAGGCGCGTGGTCTGGTTCATTTGGCACGGATATGAATTTATTGATGGGTGTATCGCTGGAAAGTGAATGACCTTCCTGAATGAGAGCTCCAACCAAAATTGAAGCGAATGTTTTTCCAGCAGATCTAGTGTCGTGCGGCTCACCCCTGGAATGATCGCGAAAATACTCTTCAACGATCAACTTTCCGCCACGAGCCACTAGCAGACTATGAACCAAGCTGGGGCTCTTGTCGCCGCCACTTGCGCTTGCAAGGTCTTGCACGACACGCGTCAGTGCGCCTCTTTTGAAACCAGCATCTTCAGGCGTGCCTGTCAGCCAATCGTTTGCCGGCACTGGCGACAGCAACTCGTTTGAACGCTTGTCGCCAACGAAACCAACCGCAATGCTGCTATCGGCGTCGATTGGCGAGAGTTCAAAATCCTTCAATGGGCCAAAGTCCATCCGCATTAGGCTGTCGGCCTTTTCTATGCGCAGAGATGCGAAATCATCTCCTCCACCTGGAAGCGCTAAAGCGTATGCCCCTGCATCTGCAGCTTTATTAAAATCATAGCGCCTAGCGGGCCCTGTAATGTTCCGTTCTGGGTTTAGAAGTACGGCGGTCAGAGCCCCGTCTTCAGCGTCCGACACATCCATGAAGACTGTGAACTGGCGGGCAAGCGGTGTTGCTGTTCCACGCCATTCTCCATCGGAATGAGCAGCGAGTGCGACAGGGTGAGCAAGTGCCTGTCCGCCAATTTGGTTTCCAGGTTGAATGTAAAAACCTTGGATCGGTTGCGCACGCTCAGTCATTTTCCCTTTGAAGTAAGCTCCTGAGGCAAACTCTATGGTGATCTCGTTTTGGTTTTGCACAACCGTAGCACTATCGGTCGCCGCGCCATCTTCATTGAGGGAGACGCTTAGAGGTACTAGCTCACCATCATCAGCTTCCAATACGCCAGCCCAAAGGCCCTTGACCGACGACTCAGGTGCCGCGTGCGCAGTGGATGTAACAGCAGCAAGTGCGAGCAGTGAGTATTTTATCATGATTGTTCCTTTGTGCGATCCAGTCGCGTGGCGAGCCAATCCAAAATCGGACCTTTGCCGCTAGTTAGGTTGCCATGAAGGTGCTTTGCTGCATCTTGCAGTTGCTGATCGCGCAGCGCCTTTATGATCATTTTATGTTCGTTAGCCGCGCAGTTTACTGGCGCTGTTTCGCGAAACAGGGCGAGTTCGTAACGCCGTGTGCGGGCCATCAAATTGTCGATTACCCCTAAAAGGACGGCGTTCTGACAACGGGCGATTAGAAGCCGGTGAAAATTCTCGTCAGCATTGACCGCTTCGGCACCGGGTTGCGCGTTTTGGAAAACTTCGTTGCTCTGTTCCAGCGCATCAATTTCCTCCGGTGTCAGTTGGCCGCCCAGCAGAAGTGCTTCGGGGTCCAACATCGGCCGCAAGTCATAGAGGTCGCTGAACTCGTTCGCGTTCAATGGGCACGCGAAGAAGCCACGTCGTGGAATTATTTCAACGAATCCTTCGGCGACAAGCTGCCCCAACCCTTCGCGGATTGGGGTCCTGCTGATTTGCAGCCTTTGCGACAGATGAACCTCATTAATCCGGTCACCATCTGGAATCACACCGTCAATGATCATCGCGCGAAGAGTCTTTGCCGCTTGGCTCGAAGCAGATTGAGGCGAATCGATTGTATACTGCATACAATTTGATAATGGGCATCTGCGGCTGCGGCAAGGGTGAATCGGAAAAAGAGAAATTGAACCCTTGTTTCCTATTTGTAAGGGCCGCTGAAATCATGGCGGTTGCTAGTGCCAACTTACGATTATCCAGCGCTTACTGGGAGAGCAGGCAAACTGGAGCAATCTAGTTGCGAACATAGGGTATGGTTTGCATGATGCCTGAAATTGGGTCGATAGCGGACGTTCGGGCAATTGAAGCGCCAAACGTCTGGCTATGGGTAAGAGCGGACATAGGATGCGCGGGTGCTGTCAAAGCAAATGCACTGTCCGCTATTTGACTCCTTTTAGGTTTTTCACATGAGAGCTAGAATGGCAGTTTTCTGCCGTTTCCGTATGTTCGACATTGGCCAGAAACCACCTATTTCGTCGCCAGTGCATTTGCTTTGACATTACCCGCGGCACATATACGACTTCAGACGGAGGCCGAAGTCGATATAATGCAGCTAGTCCGGCAGGTTCTGATGGTGTTCTGTCGCTCGATGAAGCTAACCTTCATGCACGCTTCGGGGGCGGAAAAAT is part of the Pontixanthobacter gangjinensis genome and encodes:
- a CDS encoding serine hydrolase domain-containing protein, with the protein product MKILTAIALMLASAEMGNVALAQTVTPENTVQSSRAELASDTIQEIAQAYHDAGIFDGVIIVATTERVLYSGAFGTANVEFGVRYQQDTRVRLASVSKPFAAAIVLRLEEDDLLSTSQTVAQVLPELANSPFAGVTIDQLLRHSSGIPNYQYRAPFQALQSKVLLSGMGSITVTLPDMIATFKDEPLLFEPGTRYDYSNGNYILIQAIIEQRSGMPFADALKTFVTGPLGMTDTGALDYRSIRPRLAQGYFSAPGGFEAPLQAQFVGVPAVGGIYSSTADMARWFAALFGERFFKHRETLEKMTTPRSKAHDAKSFIGYGLFTTMLETGEGSVNLIGHDGWGPPFTANLQYSPSNNLIVFAADSIGGLGGATDGETVRMAETIFRAANGAAWEKPARPVDRMLADLINTHGRAEGLARFIKAEPELSGSSSAEREINRLGYAYLGSGKLDESVAVFQLNTDLFAQSANAFDSLGEALEAQGDTAAALTALLKAQTLQPENARYAETVERLQSEMAQD
- a CDS encoding MarR family winged helix-turn-helix transcriptional regulator, whose translation is MESKITEPAFNKAYLGKRLQDLMDLTHVQMQLVYEARGLDIPVEGSSTLQALGPNKALSLSDLARNLAQPHQLVAQRLNKLLKRGLIEKTPDLFDKRRSEYSLTPAGLEQWELLDQIMVDAGEANQDLFDEIGVDLIAALENATTTLKACGLHERILRQPKKEAQI
- a CDS encoding GntR family transcriptional regulator, which produces MQYTIDSPQSASSQAAKTLRAMIIDGVIPDGDRINEVHLSQRLQISRTPIREGLGQLVAEGFVEIIPRRGFFACPLNANEFSDLYDLRPMLDPEALLLGGQLTPEEIDALEQSNEVFQNAQPGAEAVNADENFHRLLIARCQNAVLLGVIDNLMARTRRYELALFRETAPVNCAANEHKMIIKALRDQQLQDAAKHLHGNLTSGKGPILDWLATRLDRTKEQS
- a CDS encoding serine hydrolase domain-containing protein → MEADDGELVPLSVSLNEDGAATDSATVVQNQNEITIEFASGAYFKGKMTERAQPIQGFYIQPGNQIGGQALAHPVALAAHSDGEWRGTATPLARQFTVFMDVSDAEDGALTAVLLNPERNITGPARRYDFNKAADAGAYALALPGGGDDFASLRIEKADSLMRMDFGPLKDFELSPIDADSSIAVGFVGDKRSNELLSPVPANDWLTGTPEDAGFKRGALTRVVQDLASASGGDKSPSLVHSLLVARGGKLIVEEYFRDHSRGEPHDTRSAGKTFASILVGALIQEGHSLSSDTPINKFISVPNEPDHAPVTIGDLLTHQSGLDCYDGDRDTAGHEDVMWNQGDNPNFWQYIAQLDSVAEPGSRYAYCSGGMNLVGAALAGASGESVLSLLQTRLFEPLGFENAYWNVMPNGEAYLGGGAQLRTRDLLKIGQLYLDGGKWRGKQLIDHNWVKESILAKVEITPVTTGLDENAFNRFYFGGTDGLAWHLHSITVGEKTYQTYEASGNGGQLVVVIPDFDLVVGMTGGNYGQGYIWGKWRQQIIADGVIAALESE